One window of the Labilibaculum sp. genome contains the following:
- a CDS encoding LacI family DNA-binding transcriptional regulator — protein sequence MTNKAITIIDIAKILGVSKSTVSRALKDHPDISNATKEAVRMMAKQLKYKPNAVAMSLRHKKSKVIGLIVPTLSPFFFPSVIHGIENEVNKRGYNLMILQSNESYEREVHNVDILQSNNVEGILVSISRKTENLSHFTALIEDNTPIVFFDRIPKSIQADMVLVDDISGAFNAVEHLISIGKRKIAICLGNPNLLISSNRLSGYKKALKKHSIEINEEFIITGQSSEEAENETKKLLELTNPPDAILAISDLTMSGIMKALYAAKIKIPEDIAVIGFCEDTFSQMYNPPVSTIDPMGIEIGKIAAERLFQRIHENNILEPKTINLSSRLIIRDSTKV from the coding sequence ATGACTAATAAAGCCATTACAATAATTGACATTGCAAAAATCTTAGGCGTTTCAAAATCTACAGTCAGCAGAGCTCTTAAAGATCACCCGGACATTAGTAATGCTACAAAAGAGGCCGTACGCATGATGGCCAAACAGCTTAAATACAAACCAAATGCGGTTGCCATGTCCTTACGACATAAAAAAAGCAAAGTAATTGGTTTAATTGTACCTACCCTTTCCCCGTTTTTTTTCCCCTCTGTTATTCACGGGATTGAAAATGAAGTAAACAAAAGAGGTTATAATTTAATGATTCTGCAATCCAACGAATCCTACGAAAGAGAAGTGCATAACGTAGATATCCTGCAAAGCAATAATGTGGAAGGAATTTTAGTCTCCATTTCCCGAAAAACCGAAAATTTAAGCCATTTCACGGCTCTAATTGAGGATAACACTCCTATTGTTTTTTTCGATCGAATTCCAAAATCCATTCAAGCAGACATGGTTTTAGTTGATGATATTTCAGGTGCATTCAATGCCGTTGAACATTTGATTTCGATAGGAAAAAGAAAAATTGCAATATGTCTGGGGAATCCAAATTTACTAATTAGCAGCAACCGACTTAGTGGATACAAGAAAGCATTAAAGAAACATAGTATAGAAATTAATGAGGAATTCATTATAACAGGACAGTCATCGGAGGAAGCCGAAAACGAAACAAAAAAGCTTTTAGAATTAACAAATCCCCCTGATGCAATCCTGGCAATTAGCGATCTCACAATGTCTGGAATCATGAAAGCGTTGTATGCAGCTAAAATTAAAATCCCTGAAGACATAGCTGTTATTGGCTTTTGTGAAGATACATTCAGTCAAATGTATAACCCTCCGGTTTCAACAATTGACCCAATGGGAATAGAAATTGGTAAAATTGCAGCCGAAAGACTTTTTCAAAGAATTCACGAAAACAACATATTAGAACCCAAAACAATTAACCTGTCAAGTAGATTAATTATTAGAGATTCAACAAAAGTATAA
- a CDS encoding Rne/Rng family ribonuclease: MSNELVIDVTPNEIVIALLSNKQLIELTREKSNLQFAVGDIYLGKVKKIMPGLNAAFIDVGYEKDAFLHYLDLGHQFRSLSKFLQQALARNGRNLSISKMKLEADIDKNGKISEILKSGQHILVQVAKEPISTKGPRLCSEISIAGRNLVLMPFSDKVSISQKISSAEEKLRLKKLLQSIKPKNYGVIVRTVAEGKRVAALDQELRSLVEKWESGFEHIRDVNPPKLVLGEMDRTSAILRDILNSSFENIYINDANAAKDIKNYIESIAPEKSKIVKHITGDVPIFDQLGVDKQIKSSFGKTVSFKNGAYLIIEHTEAFHVVDVNSGNRSKAGNDQESNAVEVNLAAAEEIARQLRLRDMGGIIVVDFIDMHSAENRQKVFEKMKEIMGLDHTKHNILPLSKFGLMQITRQRVRPEMNVEIQEVCPTCLGSGKITPAVLLTDQIEQSLKRLVDEQNDKKFTLKVHPFVAAYINKGIWNTLRRKWQSEFGIKLSVREIPSYDMLVYKFFDKNNQEIEML, from the coding sequence GAGTAACGAGCTTGTAATTGATGTAACCCCTAATGAAATTGTAATTGCTTTACTAAGCAATAAGCAACTGATTGAGTTAACCAGAGAGAAAAGTAATCTTCAGTTTGCTGTTGGTGATATTTATCTGGGAAAAGTGAAAAAGATAATGCCGGGTCTTAATGCTGCATTTATTGATGTAGGATATGAGAAGGATGCTTTTTTACACTATTTGGATTTAGGTCATCAATTTAGATCTCTAAGCAAGTTCTTACAGCAAGCTTTAGCACGAAATGGTCGTAACTTATCTATCTCTAAAATGAAATTAGAGGCGGATATCGACAAAAATGGAAAAATATCCGAGATTTTAAAGTCGGGTCAGCATATACTTGTTCAGGTTGCAAAAGAACCAATTTCGACAAAAGGCCCTAGATTGTGTTCTGAAATTTCTATTGCCGGAAGAAATCTGGTATTAATGCCTTTCTCAGATAAAGTTTCCATTTCTCAAAAGATTAGCTCTGCCGAGGAGAAACTCCGACTGAAGAAACTCCTTCAAAGTATCAAGCCTAAGAATTATGGTGTAATCGTTCGTACGGTTGCTGAGGGAAAAAGAGTAGCTGCCCTTGATCAGGAATTAAGATCTCTTGTAGAAAAATGGGAGTCTGGTTTCGAGCACATTAGAGATGTAAATCCACCTAAATTAGTGTTGGGTGAAATGGATAGAACATCGGCTATTTTGCGTGATATTTTGAATTCTTCATTCGAGAATATCTATATCAATGATGCCAATGCGGCAAAAGATATTAAAAACTACATCGAAAGTATTGCTCCTGAGAAATCTAAAATTGTAAAGCATATTACAGGTGATGTGCCAATTTTTGATCAACTTGGTGTCGATAAACAAATCAAATCTTCTTTTGGGAAAACTGTTTCCTTCAAAAATGGTGCTTATTTAATAATTGAGCATACAGAAGCTTTTCATGTTGTTGATGTAAATAGTGGAAATCGTTCCAAAGCAGGAAACGATCAGGAGTCAAATGCAGTAGAAGTAAATTTAGCTGCGGCTGAGGAGATTGCCCGCCAACTTCGCCTGCGCGATATGGGAGGAATTATTGTTGTTGATTTTATTGATATGCATTCTGCCGAAAACCGACAGAAAGTTTTCGAGAAAATGAAAGAAATAATGGGGCTTGACCATACGAAACACAACATTTTACCATTGAGTAAATTTGGTTTAATGCAGATTACCCGCCAACGTGTTCGTCCTGAAATGAATGTTGAAATTCAAGAAGTGTGTCCAACTTGTTTGGGCTCAGGGAAAATAACTCCTGCAGTTCTGCTTACCGATCAGATAGAACAGAGTCTTAAGCGACTGGTTGATGAGCAAAATGACAAGAAGTTTACTTTAAAAGTACATCCTTTTGTTGCAGCATACATCAACAAAGGAATTTGGAATACATTGCGTAGAAAATGGCAATCTGAATTTGGAATAAAGCTTTCTGTTCGTGAAATTCCTTCTTACGATATGTTGGTTTATAAATTCTTCGATAAAAACAATCAGGAAATTGAGATGTTGTAA
- a CDS encoding cytochrome c biogenesis protein CcdA has protein sequence MKQKLLILFLGVFLNSLISVQAQIRETVSWDFSTEKVSNNEVNLVFTAKIANEWHLYSQHFPDGGPIRFSATFAESDNYELIGDLEEITKPKSEYDDIFEMDIQYFVGEAILKQKIKLLSESAFSVNGEMEYQTCREGECVMFTPDFEFKLNAGKTSSAVESTPKVKEKINPMKNPRKEYTSLWSLFFISFSFGLIALLTPCVFPMIPMTVSFFMHSSENRRKAIFNAVVYGVSVIGIYTIIGTIVAVTLGPSFANWLSTHWIPNILFFIIFLFFAFSFFGMFEITMPSWIVNKSVANEDKGGIAGSFFMAFTLVLVSFSCTGPIVGSILVQSAGGEVLEPIVGMFGFSLAFALPFTLFAIFPSWLNNLPKSGGWLNSVKVILGFLELALGLKFLSIADQTYHWGLLDREIYLGIWIVIFTLMGFYLLGKLKFSYDSDIKFISVPRLMLAIVSFSFVVYMVPGMFGAPLKAISGYLPPQTTQDFDISAIVRDQSGTNSVSASKELCEAPKYAEYLHLPHGLKGYFDFEQGLACAKEQNKPIFIDFTGHGCVNCREMEANVWSDPRVQKILREDYVIIALYVDDKQTLPESDWITSTYDGKVKKTLGKKYADFQITRFGVNAQPYYVLLDKAEETLVEPRAYDLNADAFVEFLENGKKEFKNR, from the coding sequence ATGAAACAAAAACTTCTTATTTTATTTCTTGGAGTTTTCCTTAACAGCCTTATCTCCGTTCAAGCACAAATTCGTGAAACGGTATCCTGGGATTTTTCAACAGAAAAAGTTAGCAACAATGAAGTTAACTTGGTTTTTACAGCCAAAATAGCCAACGAATGGCATCTTTATTCCCAGCATTTCCCGGATGGTGGTCCAATTCGGTTCAGTGCAACTTTTGCAGAATCGGATAATTATGAATTAATTGGAGATTTGGAAGAGATCACCAAGCCAAAATCAGAGTACGATGATATTTTTGAAATGGATATTCAGTATTTTGTTGGTGAGGCAATTCTAAAGCAAAAAATAAAATTACTGTCCGAATCAGCATTTTCAGTAAATGGGGAAATGGAATATCAAACATGCCGCGAAGGCGAGTGCGTGATGTTTACACCCGATTTTGAATTCAAACTGAATGCCGGTAAAACTTCTTCAGCAGTTGAGTCAACTCCTAAAGTGAAAGAGAAAATAAATCCGATGAAGAATCCTCGAAAGGAGTATACTTCATTGTGGTCTTTGTTCTTTATTTCATTTTCTTTTGGATTAATAGCTCTTCTTACACCATGTGTGTTTCCAATGATACCCATGACGGTTTCTTTCTTTATGCACAGTTCAGAAAACAGACGAAAAGCAATTTTTAATGCCGTTGTTTATGGAGTTTCAGTTATTGGTATTTACACTATTATAGGAACCATTGTCGCGGTAACTTTAGGACCAAGTTTTGCCAACTGGCTAAGTACTCATTGGATTCCGAACATCCTGTTCTTCATAATATTCTTGTTCTTTGCGTTTTCATTTTTTGGAATGTTTGAGATCACGATGCCAAGTTGGATTGTAAATAAGTCGGTAGCAAATGAAGATAAAGGTGGTATAGCAGGTTCATTTTTTATGGCATTTACATTGGTATTGGTTTCATTTTCGTGTACCGGCCCCATTGTTGGATCTATTTTGGTTCAATCGGCTGGAGGAGAGGTTTTGGAACCAATTGTTGGGATGTTTGGATTCTCTTTAGCTTTTGCATTGCCATTTACACTGTTTGCAATATTCCCATCGTGGTTGAACAACCTGCCTAAATCCGGAGGTTGGCTGAATTCAGTAAAAGTTATCTTAGGATTTTTAGAACTTGCATTGGGATTAAAATTTTTAAGTATTGCAGATCAGACTTATCATTGGGGATTGTTGGATCGTGAAATTTATTTGGGTATTTGGATCGTGATATTCACATTGATGGGATTTTATTTACTGGGTAAATTGAAGTTTAGTTACGATAGTGATATCAAATTTATTTCGGTTCCCCGATTAATGCTTGCAATAGTTTCGTTTTCATTTGTTGTTTATATGGTTCCCGGTATGTTTGGAGCTCCTTTAAAAGCTATATCCGGTTATTTGCCGCCCCAAACAACTCAGGATTTTGATATTTCTGCAATTGTTCGCGATCAATCCGGCACGAACAGTGTATCTGCATCAAAAGAACTTTGCGAAGCACCTAAATATGCTGAGTATCTTCATTTGCCACATGGGTTAAAAGGATATTTCGATTTTGAGCAAGGATTGGCTTGTGCAAAAGAGCAGAACAAGCCTATTTTTATTGACTTTACTGGACACGGATGTGTGAATTGCCGCGAGATGGAAGCCAATGTTTGGTCGGATCCGCGGGTGCAGAAAATATTAAGAGAAGATTATGTAATTATAGCCTTGTACGTTGATGACAAGCAAACATTGCCGGAATCTGATTGGATTACTTCAACTTATGATGGCAAAGTGAAAAAGACCTTAGGTAAGAAATATGCTGATTTTCAAATTACACGATTTGGTGTAAATGCACAACCTTATTATGTGCTTTTGGATAAAGCAGAAGAGACCTTGGTTGAACCAAGAGCTTATGATCTAAATGCAGATGCATTTGTTGAATTTCTTGAAAACGGAAAAAAAGAATTTAAGAACAGATAA
- a CDS encoding FAD-dependent protein: MKKYDVIIVGAGPAGIFCAYELVKNRDDLNILILEKGRGMDKRKCPKHTNGGKCVHCKPCSITTGWAGAGAFSDGKLSLSPEVGGTLPDYLGLEETIKLIKYTDEVYLDFGAASDIHGESLSLEMQKIRKKAIEANLKLVHCPVRHLGTEKAQELYRKLYDYLINRGVAVHFNCAVENLILEEDKIKGVKNGKGSYFADIVMVSVGRDGADWLMKECSKESISTEVGVVDIGVRLECRNEVMKDINDNFYEAKLIHYTHTFDDKVRTFCSNPGGFVSSEYYDDNLAVVNGHSFKDLKSDNTNFALLVSQKFTEPFKAPIEYGKHIARLANMLTNNQIMVQRFGDLIRGRRTTSSRLYRNNIIPTLKDAVPGDLSLVLPHRILKDIEEMILALDKVTPGLASDETLLYGVEVKFYSNITKVDNGFQSTSVENLYLGGDGAGITRGLMQASVNGVVIAREILKKV, from the coding sequence ATGAAGAAATACGATGTGATTATTGTCGGAGCCGGTCCTGCCGGTATCTTTTGTGCTTATGAATTAGTAAAGAACAGAGATGATTTAAATATTTTAATCCTTGAAAAAGGGAGAGGAATGGACAAGCGGAAATGCCCTAAACATACCAATGGAGGAAAGTGTGTGCATTGTAAGCCGTGCAGTATTACTACCGGTTGGGCTGGAGCAGGGGCATTTTCTGATGGAAAACTTTCATTATCGCCCGAGGTTGGAGGCACTTTGCCCGATTATTTGGGTTTAGAGGAAACAATCAAATTAATAAAATATACCGATGAGGTGTATTTAGATTTTGGTGCCGCATCTGATATTCATGGGGAGTCGCTGAGCCTTGAAATGCAGAAGATCAGAAAAAAGGCTATTGAGGCAAATTTGAAGTTGGTGCATTGTCCTGTTCGGCATTTGGGCACTGAAAAAGCTCAGGAATTATACCGGAAATTATACGATTACCTTATTAATAGAGGTGTTGCAGTACATTTTAACTGCGCTGTTGAAAATCTGATTTTAGAGGAAGATAAAATCAAAGGAGTTAAAAATGGAAAGGGGAGTTACTTTGCCGATATAGTAATGGTATCAGTGGGAAGAGATGGCGCAGATTGGTTAATGAAGGAGTGCAGTAAGGAAAGCATTTCTACCGAAGTTGGAGTGGTAGACATTGGAGTTCGGTTAGAGTGCCGGAATGAGGTGATGAAGGATATTAATGACAATTTTTACGAGGCAAAATTGATTCATTATACACATACTTTTGATGACAAGGTGCGCACTTTTTGTTCAAATCCAGGTGGTTTTGTATCGTCGGAATATTACGATGATAATTTGGCTGTGGTGAACGGACATAGTTTTAAAGATTTGAAGAGTGATAATACTAACTTCGCTTTATTAGTATCGCAGAAATTTACAGAACCTTTTAAAGCTCCTATTGAGTATGGCAAGCACATTGCTCGTTTGGCAAATATGCTCACGAATAATCAAATAATGGTGCAACGATTCGGAGACTTGATAAGGGGGAGGAGAACAACGTCCAGCCGTTTGTATCGGAATAATATTATACCAACTTTGAAAGATGCTGTACCCGGAGATTTGAGTTTGGTTTTGCCTCATAGAATATTGAAAGATATCGAGGAAATGATTTTGGCTCTGGATAAAGTGACACCAGGTTTAGCCTCAGATGAAACATTATTGTATGGCGTTGAAGTAAAATTTTACAGCAATATCACTAAAGTGGATAATGGTTTTCAGTCTACTTCGGTTGAAAATCTTTATTTAGGTGGTGATGGAGCTGGAATTACCCGTGGCCTTATGCAGGCCTCGGTTAATGGAGTTGTTATTGCAAGAGAGATTTTAAAGAAAGTGTAA
- a CDS encoding TonB-dependent receptor yields the protein MKRKILLTFANLFLFIGLINAQTGILKGNVTDKLYEEPLIGASVVVKGTTNGTISNIDGTYQLENIEAGTYTIVASFIGYSKVEKEVTIIADQEITLDFDLSADLIGLDQVTVTGVVNQKSNIESSVALTTLKPKFVEVFGAATTAELFKAIPGIRSESSGGEGNANIAVRGIPIASGGSKFLQIHEDGLPVMQFGDISFGNADIFLRSDRTIGRIEAIKGGSASTFASNSPAGIINFISKNGAVEGGSIGMTMGLDYKSHRTDFEYGAPIGNGFRFHVGGFFREGEGPRNPGYTGNSGGQIKANITKEFEKGYVRLYFKVLDDKSIAYMPMPVKVTGTKGDPKYKSIPGYSITGSSLQSPNFMHVLSVDANGNSRTSNIGDGMHPVSKVVGGEFSFDIGEGWQLKEKFRYANNHGSFVAPFPAQIGNANDIAESIAGAGYSLSYANGANAGVALNDSQIGNLNNNGLLMRTILFDVDMNDLGNFTNDFYLSKSFDKVDFTAGYYKAQQKIGMTWLWQTFLTDISSDGPRLMNIASADNSYYSSNGLIAHGVPFWGNCCTRGYDMTYDIDAVYANVGIEVTDQLNIEGSVRYDMGDVTGHYLSNYQAPVDVDNNGSITPVEESVTVLDNANPMPVDYDYNYVSYSLGANYKINDDQAVYTRYSKGGRANADRLLYSPFITPEGGTVDGLDADEIKQFELGYKYKSPSLAVIVTGFYTDISEQNEEFGKIINKEFTTYGAEFEGIYQKSNFNVAFGATYTHAEIDKSLNADEKGNTPRRVPDLLYNITPSYDFNKGKTSIGFSLIGTTKVYAQDDNGIVLPGYAYVNAYASQNITKGLSIRANINNLFNTIGFTEMEGDSFVENTTNYMRARPITGRASTLSITYTF from the coding sequence ATGAAACGAAAGATTCTTTTGACGTTTGCTAATCTTTTCCTTTTTATTGGATTGATTAATGCGCAAACAGGGATTTTAAAAGGGAACGTTACAGATAAGCTTTATGAAGAACCCTTAATTGGAGCATCTGTAGTTGTTAAAGGAACAACAAATGGTACTATTTCAAATATTGACGGGACTTATCAGTTGGAAAATATTGAAGCAGGTACCTATACTATTGTAGCATCTTTTATTGGGTACTCGAAAGTAGAGAAAGAAGTTACTATTATTGCAGATCAGGAAATTACTCTTGATTTTGATTTGTCTGCAGATTTAATTGGTTTGGATCAGGTTACTGTAACCGGTGTTGTGAATCAAAAATCGAACATTGAATCGAGTGTTGCGTTAACAACACTGAAACCAAAATTTGTTGAAGTTTTTGGAGCTGCAACTACGGCTGAACTATTTAAAGCAATTCCTGGTATCCGATCAGAGTCTTCGGGAGGTGAAGGAAATGCGAATATCGCTGTTCGTGGTATTCCAATTGCTTCAGGAGGTTCAAAGTTTCTACAAATTCATGAAGATGGTTTGCCGGTAATGCAGTTTGGAGATATCTCTTTTGGTAATGCAGATATTTTTTTAAGATCAGACAGAACTATTGGTCGTATCGAAGCCATTAAAGGAGGTAGTGCATCAACTTTTGCAAGTAATTCACCTGCCGGGATTATTAACTTTATTAGTAAAAATGGTGCGGTTGAAGGTGGTAGTATTGGAATGACCATGGGACTTGATTACAAATCACACAGAACTGATTTTGAGTATGGAGCTCCAATTGGAAATGGATTCCGCTTTCATGTTGGTGGATTTTTCCGCGAAGGAGAAGGTCCTCGAAATCCTGGATATACAGGTAATAGCGGAGGTCAGATAAAAGCCAATATCACTAAAGAATTTGAAAAAGGATATGTCCGCTTGTATTTTAAAGTTTTGGATGATAAATCAATTGCGTACATGCCTATGCCGGTAAAAGTGACCGGAACAAAAGGTGATCCTAAATATAAGTCGATTCCTGGCTACAGTATAACCGGCAGTTCTCTTCAAAGTCCAAATTTCATGCACGTATTAAGTGTGGATGCGAATGGAAACAGCAGAACCAGTAATATTGGCGATGGAATGCATCCCGTTTCGAAAGTTGTAGGTGGTGAATTTTCCTTCGACATTGGTGAGGGATGGCAGTTGAAAGAGAAATTTCGTTATGCGAACAATCACGGTTCATTTGTGGCTCCTTTTCCTGCTCAAATTGGAAATGCAAACGATATTGCTGAAAGTATTGCCGGTGCAGGATATAGTTTAAGCTATGCAAATGGTGCGAATGCTGGTGTTGCTTTAAATGATTCACAAATTGGTAATTTAAATAATAATGGATTATTGATGAGAACGATTCTTTTCGACGTTGATATGAACGACCTTGGCAATTTCACAAATGATTTTTATTTATCGAAATCATTTGATAAAGTTGATTTTACGGCTGGTTATTATAAAGCACAACAAAAAATTGGAATGACTTGGTTGTGGCAGACTTTCCTTACTGATATTAGTTCTGACGGACCGAGATTAATGAATATTGCAAGTGCTGACAATTCTTACTATAGCAGTAATGGTTTGATAGCACATGGTGTTCCATTCTGGGGAAATTGTTGTACCCGTGGTTACGATATGACTTATGATATTGATGCTGTTTATGCAAATGTTGGAATTGAAGTTACTGATCAATTAAATATTGAAGGTAGTGTTCGTTACGATATGGGTGATGTAACAGGTCATTATTTGTCAAATTATCAAGCTCCTGTTGATGTTGATAATAACGGAAGCATAACTCCGGTTGAAGAAAGTGTAACTGTTTTGGATAATGCAAATCCAATGCCTGTTGATTACGATTACAACTATGTTTCTTATTCTTTAGGTGCTAATTATAAGATCAATGACGATCAGGCTGTTTATACACGCTACAGTAAAGGTGGCAGAGCTAATGCCGACCGCTTGTTGTATTCTCCGTTTATCACTCCTGAAGGAGGAACTGTTGACGGACTGGATGCTGATGAAATTAAGCAATTCGAATTGGGATACAAATACAAATCTCCATCACTGGCTGTAATTGTTACAGGTTTTTATACTGATATCTCGGAACAGAATGAAGAGTTTGGTAAAATTATTAACAAGGAATTCACAACCTATGGTGCTGAATTCGAAGGGATTTATCAAAAATCAAATTTCAATGTGGCTTTTGGAGCAACTTACACACATGCCGAAATTGACAAAAGTTTAAACGCTGATGAAAAAGGAAATACTCCTCGAAGAGTACCTGATTTATTGTACAACATTACACCTTCATACGATTTCAACAAAGGCAAAACGTCTATCGGTTTTAGTTTGATAGGTACAACAAAGGTATATGCTCAGGATGATAATGGTATTGTGTTGCCAGGATATGCTTATGTGAATGCTTATGCCAGTCAGAACATTACCAAAGGTTTATCTATTCGTGCAAATATAAACAACTTGTTTAATACGATTGGATTTACTGAAATGGAAGGGGATTCTTTTGTTGAAAA